A single genomic interval of Nostoc commune NIES-4072 harbors:
- a CDS encoding NHLP family bacteriocin export ABC transporter peptidase/permease/ATPase subunit encodes MVSTNFSLVTPINLLQYLQNLLKNPLKRVKTPTLLQMEAVECGAAALGIILGYYGRIVPLPELRRECGVSRDGSKASNVLKAAKSYGLLAKGFKKELDQLPELSPPYIVFWNFNHFLVVEGFSSSWVYINDPGTGPRKVSRQEFDEGYTGVVLVMEPGPEFTKGGRKPSLILSLWSRLRGATGVLIYCLIAGFLLTLIGLAVPVFSQVFVDEILVQRRQHWLRPLLLAMAIAVVLQGVLTLLRLRYLRRLKVKLSVGMSSRFLWHILRLPVSFYAQRFAGEISNRTSLNDQVADVLSGRLATTVIDAVMVIFYALVMLQYDWVLTLVVASFAAVNVLTLQWISRQRVDANQRLIQEYGKAAGASIAALQSIETLKASGLESDFFSRWSGYYTKAINSQQELEVTNQTFSILPTLLSSLSSMALLVVGGLRVMDGHLSIGMLIAFQGLMQSFLLPVNNLVNFGSTLQEMEGNLIRLDDVLDNPIDGAEGAGEQGSRGAGEAGEAGEAGEEKISLSSSSPLPRLQGYVELENVTFGYSRLDPPLIENFSLSVKPGQRVALVGGSGSGKSTVAKLVSGLYEPWSGEICFDGQPRKQIPQSILTNSVALVEQDILMFGGTVRENLTLWDTTVPDKNLVRASKDAAIDDVIFSMSGGFDAQLIEGAANLSGGQRQRLEIARALVNNPSILIMDEATSALDSETEKIIDQNLRRRGCTCLIVAHRLSTIRDCDEIIVLERGKVVQRGTHEELWQVEGVYSRLISSEEGA; translated from the coding sequence GTGGTATCTACTAATTTTTCATTAGTGACACCGATTAATCTTTTGCAGTACCTGCAAAACCTGCTGAAAAATCCTCTTAAGCGGGTAAAGACACCCACGCTTTTGCAAATGGAGGCAGTGGAATGCGGTGCCGCAGCTTTAGGAATTATTTTGGGTTACTATGGTCGGATTGTGCCTCTGCCAGAACTGCGTCGAGAGTGTGGAGTCTCCCGCGATGGTAGCAAAGCTTCTAACGTCCTCAAAGCTGCCAAAAGCTATGGACTCCTTGCAAAAGGCTTTAAAAAGGAACTGGATCAACTTCCAGAGTTAAGCCCTCCCTATATTGTGTTCTGGAACTTCAACCACTTTTTGGTAGTAGAAGGATTTAGTTCTAGTTGGGTCTATATTAATGACCCAGGTACGGGACCACGAAAGGTATCCCGGCAGGAGTTTGACGAGGGGTATACCGGAGTGGTGCTGGTCATGGAACCAGGGCCGGAGTTCACCAAAGGGGGCCGTAAACCCAGCCTAATTTTATCACTATGGTCACGGCTACGGGGTGCTACTGGTGTCTTAATTTACTGTCTGATAGCAGGATTTTTGTTAACACTTATCGGGCTGGCAGTACCAGTATTTAGTCAAGTGTTTGTAGACGAAATCCTGGTGCAAAGACGGCAGCACTGGTTGCGTCCGTTGTTATTAGCAATGGCGATCGCAGTAGTCCTCCAAGGAGTATTAACACTGCTGCGGTTGCGCTATCTACGCCGCTTGAAAGTCAAGCTGTCTGTGGGAATGTCCAGCCGTTTTCTCTGGCACATCCTGCGATTACCCGTTAGTTTTTATGCTCAACGGTTCGCGGGTGAAATTAGTAACCGTACCAGTCTCAACGACCAAGTGGCTGATGTGCTTTCAGGGCGATTGGCGACTACAGTTATCGATGCAGTAATGGTGATTTTTTACGCCTTAGTCATGCTTCAATATGACTGGGTACTGACTTTGGTTGTAGCTAGTTTTGCTGCTGTAAATGTCTTAACTTTGCAGTGGATATCCCGTCAGCGCGTCGATGCTAATCAGCGATTAATCCAAGAGTATGGTAAAGCTGCGGGTGCATCGATAGCGGCTCTCCAAAGTATAGAAACTCTCAAAGCATCAGGGTTAGAATCAGATTTCTTTTCGCGGTGGTCAGGGTACTACACCAAGGCGATTAATTCTCAGCAAGAACTGGAGGTGACAAACCAAACTTTCTCAATATTGCCTACACTTTTGTCTTCACTCTCATCAATGGCTTTATTGGTTGTAGGTGGTTTACGAGTGATGGATGGACACCTCAGCATCGGAATGCTTATAGCATTTCAAGGACTGATGCAGAGCTTTTTGCTACCTGTTAATAATCTTGTGAACTTCGGTAGCACCCTCCAGGAAATGGAGGGCAATTTGATTCGCCTAGATGATGTGTTGGATAACCCGATTGATGGAGCAGAGGGAGCAGGGGAGCAGGGGAGCAGGGGAGCAGGGGAAGCAGGGGAAGCAGGGGAAGCAGGGGAAGAAAAAATCTCTTTGTCTTCCTCATCTCCTCTGCCTAGATTACAGGGGTACGTCGAATTAGAGAATGTCACATTTGGCTATAGCCGTTTAGATCCGCCTCTGATTGAAAACTTTAGCCTCTCAGTCAAGCCTGGACAACGAGTAGCTCTAGTAGGCGGGAGTGGCTCTGGCAAGTCTACTGTTGCCAAACTGGTAAGCGGACTCTACGAACCTTGGTCGGGAGAAATTTGCTTTGATGGTCAACCTAGAAAGCAGATTCCGCAATCGATATTAACTAATTCTGTCGCTTTGGTGGAGCAAGATATTTTGATGTTTGGCGGAACTGTCAGGGAAAATTTGACTTTATGGGATACTACGGTACCAGATAAAAATCTAGTGCGGGCTAGTAAAGATGCTGCCATTGATGATGTAATTTTCTCCATGTCTGGCGGATTTGATGCCCAACTAATTGAAGGAGCCGCCAATTTAAGTGGAGGTCAACGACAGCGATTAGAAATAGCCCGCGCCTTAGTTAACAATCCTTCAATCCTGATTATGGATGAAGCTACCAGCGCCCTAGATTCCGAGACGGAAAAAATTATTGACCAAAATCTGCGGCGACGTGGGTGTACCTGCCTAATTGTTGCACACCGATTAAGCACGATTCGCGACTGTGATGAAATCATCGTCCTTGAACGGGGAAAGGTGGTGCAACGAGGTACTCACGAGGAATTGTGGCAAGTAGAGGGGGTGTACTCACGGTTAATTAGTAGTGAAGAGGGAGCTTAA
- a CDS encoding ABC transporter transmembrane domain-containing protein → MGIQTIETIKASGLESDLFARFAGYYAKALNAQQHLGLQTQILTTLPTILTALATASILLVGGLQVIKGNLSIGMLVAYQSLTLSFLEPVNSLVNFGSALQNLEADLNRLDDVLQNPVDLEVEGSKRAGGRGKRAGGTSY, encoded by the coding sequence ATTGGCATCCAAACGATAGAAACCATCAAAGCTTCTGGGCTGGAGTCAGATTTATTTGCTCGGTTTGCGGGTTATTATGCTAAAGCACTCAACGCCCAACAACATTTAGGCTTACAAACTCAAATTCTCACTACATTACCCACAATTTTGACAGCCCTAGCCACAGCTTCTATTTTGCTGGTTGGTGGTTTACAGGTAATTAAGGGCAATCTCAGTATTGGAATGCTGGTTGCCTACCAAAGTTTAACACTAAGTTTTTTAGAGCCAGTTAATAGCCTCGTTAACTTCGGCAGTGCACTCCAAAATTTAGAAGCTGATTTAAATCGGCTTGATGATGTATTGCAAAACCCTGTTGATTTGGAAGTGGAGGGGAGTAAGAGGGCAGGGGGCAGGGGGAAGAGGGCAGGAGGCACTAGCTATTAG
- a CDS encoding ATP-binding cassette domain-containing protein, translating into MRRQLGVVLQNGKIGTGSVFDNITAGALVSLEEAWSAAQMAGFADDIKQMPMGMHTIVAEGGSNLSGGQRQRLLIARSLVSKPKIILMDEATSALDNRTQAIVTESLAKLNATRVVIAHRLSTIRNADRIYVIDDGHVVQVGNFSELIAQSGLFARLVAQQLEGE; encoded by the coding sequence GTGCGAAGACAGTTAGGAGTGGTACTGCAAAATGGTAAAATCGGTACAGGCTCGGTTTTTGATAACATCACCGCCGGGGCTTTAGTTTCCTTAGAAGAAGCTTGGTCAGCAGCACAGATGGCAGGCTTTGCTGATGATATCAAGCAAATGCCAATGGGGATGCATACGATTGTTGCCGAGGGTGGTAGTAATCTTTCCGGTGGACAACGGCAAAGATTATTGATTGCGCGATCGCTTGTTTCCAAGCCTAAAATTATCTTGATGGATGAAGCAACCAGCGCCCTAGATAACCGCACCCAGGCAATTGTAACTGAAAGTTTAGCTAAGTTAAATGCTACCAGAGTGGTGATTGCCCATCGCCTCAGCACCATTCGTAATGCCGATCGCATCTATGTTATCGACGATGGTCATGTCGTCCAGGTAGGTAATTTTTCGGAATTGATTGCTCAATCAGGGTTATTTGCCAGACTGGTAGCCCAACAATTAGAAGGGGAGTAG
- a CDS encoding NHLP bacteriocin system secretion protein, translating into MVEQNQNLFRKESLERLSSPERLDQLMQVVSPKSWLPLTALGSLVAVAVVWSIYGRIPITVEGQGVLIYPRNVLPLQSKGAGQLLALNVNVGDVVKKGDVLATVDQVDLRKQLQLARAKLVQLEDQDRNASLLQGQRQQLDTKAIQEQRSTLEQRLKIVQDLTPVLREKGLVSIGRDRLNLQRRLQTLQGLLPTHKKRLENRQKLLKEGAIPDDVVLEARQQYDDARASIDEAQSQLKQLDLKEADAQQQYLSNLNEIKNIQAQLQEQNSKVATLAQEDLQTATTRKNEIQEVKREIARLEQQLGNNSQIISQHSGRILEITVTTGQVIDAGTRLGSIDAENPSSKMVGITYFPVGEGKKIQPGMTLQITPQTVKRERFGGIVGKITTVSPFPITREAAASVVGNPEVVTGLVGEKQEALIQVFADLQPDSTTFSGYKWSSSNGPQLKISSGTTTSVRVKVEERAPITFVLPILRSVSGIY; encoded by the coding sequence ATGGTCGAACAAAATCAAAATTTATTCCGAAAAGAGTCATTAGAGCGTTTATCTTCACCTGAAAGGCTAGACCAACTAATGCAAGTAGTCAGTCCTAAAAGCTGGCTGCCTTTAACAGCTTTGGGTTCCTTGGTAGCAGTTGCCGTGGTCTGGAGTATCTATGGACGGATTCCCATCACTGTAGAAGGTCAAGGGGTACTAATTTATCCACGCAACGTTTTGCCGTTGCAATCGAAAGGTGCAGGGCAGTTACTTGCTCTAAATGTCAATGTTGGAGATGTGGTCAAAAAGGGAGATGTACTAGCAACAGTTGACCAAGTTGATCTGCGTAAGCAATTACAACTAGCGCGAGCTAAACTAGTCCAACTAGAGGATCAGGATCGCAACGCTAGTTTGTTACAAGGGCAGCGTCAGCAGCTTGATACAAAAGCAATCCAAGAGCAACGCTCAACTCTTGAGCAAAGACTCAAGATTGTGCAGGATTTGACACCCGTGTTGAGGGAGAAAGGGCTAGTGTCTATTGGGCGCGATCGCCTCAACTTACAACGACGTTTACAAACACTCCAAGGGCTACTTCCTACTCACAAAAAGAGATTAGAAAACCGCCAGAAGCTTTTAAAAGAAGGGGCGATTCCTGATGATGTGGTCTTAGAAGCACGGCAACAATACGACGATGCGCGTGCAAGTATTGATGAAGCACAATCTCAGTTGAAACAATTAGACCTTAAGGAAGCAGACGCACAACAGCAATATCTTTCAAATCTGAACGAAATCAAAAACATTCAAGCCCAATTGCAAGAACAAAACAGTAAAGTAGCAACTCTGGCTCAAGAAGACCTACAAACTGCAACTACCCGCAAAAATGAGATTCAAGAAGTCAAGCGAGAGATTGCCAGACTAGAACAACAATTAGGCAATAACAGCCAGATTATCTCTCAACACTCAGGACGTATTCTCGAAATCACTGTGACAACAGGGCAAGTGATTGATGCCGGAACCCGTTTAGGCAGTATAGATGCAGAAAATCCATCTAGCAAAATGGTTGGTATCACCTATTTCCCGGTTGGAGAAGGCAAGAAAATTCAACCAGGTATGACGCTGCAAATTACACCCCAAACCGTGAAGCGGGAACGCTTTGGCGGTATTGTCGGTAAGATTACCACTGTCTCACCATTTCCCATTACCAGAGAAGCAGCCGCTAGTGTAGTGGGTAATCCCGAAGTAGTGACAGGTCTAGTGGGTGAGAAGCAAGAGGCACTTATTCAAGTCTTTGCTGACTTGCAGCCAGATTCTACCACTTTTAGCGGTTACAAATGGTCTTCATCCAATGGGCCGCAGCTAAAAATCTCTTCTGGAACGACTACATCTGTGCGAGTCAAGGTAGAAGAGCGAGCGCCAATCACATTCGTTTTACCTATTCTGAGGTCTGTCAGTGGTATCTACTAA
- a CDS encoding NHLP bacteriocin export ABC transporter permease/ATPase subunit, with product MVINQIRGKDLQGQLYTLKGNEPILLDDPQTIWVVQSGSIALFAVTIKNGITEGTRRYLFTLDPEEALFGTAPDSIDQHRQLLAVPMGETELLKVDREYFEELVVDGDTRIVALVEGWVEQINTTLSHIATPAIQVRTVGEARFSLIDGQTLQPEPQAIAWVQIQQGNARWMGLEELILDVSAEIFPLGDGMWLEAVGEVQLTTASTNGIRNPDTLLGGLSQLHTQLLQCINFLEQQEADEEVQRLTERERLNRQVTAEALGELASSLGTKEATFFLEGTPLLVVAGAVGRSLGVKIRPPARSQDLKRMKEPLEAIVRASRLRMRQILLRDNWWEKDCGPLVAYTQEDNRPMALLPVSATGYEIFDPSDRTRHPVDAHVASTLAPIAYMFYRSLPDKVLNASDLFRFALKNRGRDVLIVFLTGIAATLLGMLTPHATAILIDNAIPDSDRGLLLQVGLGLLVAAFVTAVFRLSQGFALLRIETISDASTQAAVWDRLLNLPVSFFRQYTTGDLQSRVTSISTIRRQLSGTTLITLITGLFSLLNLGLLFYYSWKLALVAVAVAVVVIIVTVLSGMLLVRKVRPLLEIKGNIFGQTVQLINGISKLRVAGAEERGFASWSKNYSRQIKLELSTQNVEDAVVLFNTVMPTLTSGILFWFTIQQLQEAQTTGALGLTIGTFLAFNSAFGTFIKGATDVSNTVTGALQVVPQWKRAQPILETIPEVDLSKGDPGQLMGRIAVVHVTFRYRQDGPLTLDDLSLYAEPGEFIALVGGSGSGKSTIFRLLLGFETPEDGTVYYDGQDLSGLDVEAVRRQLGVVLQNGRIMSASIFDNIASGAQITLDEAWEAARMSGFADDVAAMPMSMHTVISEGGGNLSGGQRQRLLIARALALKPRILLFDEATSALDNKTQAIVSESLDKLQVTRIVIAHRLSTIRNANRIYVLQTGRVVQQGTFQELAAVEGLFAQLMARQMG from the coding sequence ATGGTCATCAACCAAATCAGAGGCAAAGACTTACAGGGGCAACTGTACACCCTTAAAGGCAATGAGCCAATACTGCTAGACGACCCGCAGACCATTTGGGTGGTGCAGTCCGGCTCTATAGCGTTGTTTGCTGTCACTATTAAAAATGGCATCACGGAAGGAACTCGCCGTTATTTGTTCACTCTTGATCCTGAAGAGGCACTTTTTGGAACTGCTCCCGACTCTATTGATCAGCACCGCCAACTTTTAGCAGTGCCGATGGGAGAAACAGAATTGCTGAAGGTAGACCGAGAATACTTTGAGGAGTTAGTTGTTGATGGGGATACTAGAATAGTTGCTTTGGTGGAGGGTTGGGTCGAGCAAATTAACACTACACTTTCCCATATCGCCACCCCAGCAATTCAAGTCCGAACAGTGGGAGAAGCGCGATTTTCTCTAATTGATGGTCAGACTCTCCAGCCGGAACCCCAGGCGATCGCTTGGGTACAAATTCAGCAAGGAAATGCTCGATGGATGGGGCTTGAGGAACTGATTCTAGATGTGTCAGCAGAAATTTTTCCTCTAGGCGACGGGATGTGGTTGGAAGCCGTAGGGGAGGTTCAGCTTACCACGGCTTCCACAAACGGCATCCGCAACCCAGATACCCTGCTTGGGGGGCTATCCCAGCTTCATACTCAACTGCTGCAATGTATTAACTTCCTAGAACAGCAAGAAGCTGATGAAGAAGTGCAACGGTTGACTGAGCGGGAACGTCTCAATCGTCAGGTGACAGCAGAAGCTCTAGGCGAACTAGCATCTTCCTTGGGAACTAAAGAAGCAACCTTTTTCCTGGAAGGCACACCATTGTTAGTTGTTGCCGGTGCTGTAGGTAGGTCTTTGGGTGTGAAAATTCGTCCTCCTGCTCGTTCACAAGACCTGAAGCGGATGAAGGAGCCATTGGAGGCAATTGTCCGGGCTTCGCGGTTACGAATGCGGCAGATTCTGCTACGGGACAACTGGTGGGAGAAGGACTGTGGCCCTTTGGTTGCCTACACCCAAGAGGACAACCGACCGATGGCACTGCTGCCGGTTTCTGCCACTGGCTACGAAATATTTGACCCAAGCGATCGCACTCGTCATCCTGTAGATGCTCATGTTGCCTCAACACTAGCGCCGATTGCTTATATGTTTTACCGGTCTTTGCCTGATAAAGTTCTTAACGCTAGCGATTTATTTCGGTTCGCCCTGAAGAATCGTGGCAGGGATGTGCTGATCGTTTTTTTGACTGGCATTGCCGCTACTCTGCTGGGGATGCTTACACCCCACGCTACTGCTATTTTAATTGATAACGCGATTCCAGATAGCGATCGCGGATTGTTACTACAAGTTGGTTTGGGGTTGCTGGTTGCAGCTTTTGTGACGGCAGTATTTCGGCTGTCTCAAGGGTTTGCGCTCTTGCGGATAGAAACGATTTCCGATGCCTCTACTCAAGCTGCTGTCTGGGATCGGCTGCTAAATCTGCCAGTATCGTTTTTTCGCCAGTACACCACAGGGGATCTTCAGTCCCGTGTGACATCGATTAGTACAATCCGTCGTCAATTAAGTGGTACAACCCTGATTACTCTAATCACTGGTCTGTTCTCATTATTAAACTTAGGACTTTTGTTTTACTACAGCTGGAAATTAGCTTTAGTTGCTGTGGCTGTAGCAGTAGTTGTTATAATTGTGACGGTTTTGTCGGGGATGCTCCTCGTCCGCAAAGTTCGTCCATTGTTGGAAATCAAGGGAAATATCTTCGGGCAGACGGTGCAGTTGATCAATGGTATTTCTAAACTGCGTGTTGCTGGGGCCGAGGAGCGGGGTTTCGCTTCTTGGAGTAAAAACTACAGTCGGCAAATAAAACTGGAACTTAGCACCCAAAACGTTGAAGACGCTGTGGTTCTTTTCAATACAGTCATGCCCACGCTAACTTCTGGTATCCTGTTTTGGTTTACCATCCAACAGCTTCAGGAGGCTCAGACGACAGGTGCGCTTGGACTAACAATTGGGACTTTCCTCGCTTTTAACAGTGCGTTTGGTACTTTTATTAAAGGTGCCACAGACGTTAGCAATACAGTTACTGGCGCTTTGCAAGTTGTCCCTCAGTGGAAACGCGCTCAACCAATTTTAGAAACTATACCAGAAGTGGATCTGAGCAAAGGCGATCCTGGTCAGCTCATGGGTAGAATTGCTGTAGTTCATGTCACATTCCGCTACCGACAAGATGGCCCTTTGACTTTGGATGATCTGAGTCTGTATGCCGAGCCTGGGGAGTTTATTGCGCTTGTAGGCGGTTCTGGGAGCGGTAAATCTACTATATTTAGATTGCTATTGGGGTTTGAGACTCCTGAAGATGGCACTGTCTATTATGATGGTCAAGATTTGTCTGGGTTGGATGTTGAGGCAGTGCGCCGACAGTTAGGTGTAGTTCTGCAAAATGGCCGGATTATGTCAGCTTCTATTTTCGATAATATTGCTAGCGGCGCCCAGATTACACTTGATGAAGCTTGGGAGGCAGCGCGAATGTCTGGGTTTGCTGACGATGTTGCAGCCATGCCAATGTCTATGCATACTGTGATTAGTGAAGGAGGTGGCAATCTCTCTGGAGGACAACGACAACGGTTACTAATTGCTCGTGCTTTGGCCTTAAAACCCCGCATTTTGTTATTTGATGAAGCTACCAGTGCGCTCGATAACAAAACTCAAGCGATTGTTAGTGAAAGTCTAGATAAATTGCAAGTTACTAGGATAGTTATTGCTCATCGGCTTAGTACTATCCGTAATGCTAACCGTATTTATGTACTGCAAACAGGTAGAGTTGTTCAACAAGGAACTTTCCAAGAACTTGCTGCTGTTGAAGGGCTATTTGCCCAGTTAATGGCTCGGCAAATGGGCTAG
- a CDS encoding carbamoyltransferase family protein codes for MNRYYIGLANTCHDPAIAIVDSTGKVVFAEALERYLQNKRAWDVQPDNFNQIVQLIETYCDPKAEFVVSTTWSFDTWQVYLHQLYFYFYLGIKGTKSIMQPSWKKLLPYRQNFDWLAVLQFTALLKTGRNLAFQMRSRFNNDRVIFKQYRHHLTHAATACYSSPFTDAACIIVDGEGEKGSVSCYSYRNGHLKLVQESTGTGSLGVLYAQITELCGFDWRKGEEWKVMGLAPYGKVDPEVYSLIRSMIEVKDYSLKFASADQMASIFADLKRRAIPSSSSYWEAVNLAASGQKVFSDVMEELLNNFYKLGISDNLVLGGGCALNSAFNGKLLEKVPFKALHVPSAPADDGNAIGAALLAYYEEHPSELHQPSLQSPYLGSTINEKSLHNLLQFGKIERVRHLPGTVHLEAAKLLSQGKLLAWVQGRAEFGPRALGNRSILADPRSPKMKEEINKRVKFREEYRPFAPSILHEFGHKYFENYQESPYMERTLSWLPEVREQVPAVVHVNNTGRLQTVKREWNEKYYKLIEAFYEITSVPIILNTSLNVMGKPIIHTVEDAISVFYTTGLDALVIEDYLIEK; via the coding sequence ATGAATCGTTACTATATAGGTTTAGCAAATACTTGCCACGATCCAGCGATCGCCATTGTTGATTCTACAGGTAAAGTGGTGTTTGCAGAAGCATTAGAACGTTACCTACAGAACAAAAGAGCTTGGGATGTTCAACCAGATAACTTCAATCAAATTGTGCAACTGATTGAGACTTATTGCGACCCCAAAGCAGAGTTTGTTGTGTCCACGACTTGGAGCTTTGATACATGGCAAGTTTATTTACATCAACTGTACTTTTACTTCTATTTGGGTATCAAAGGAACTAAAAGTATTATGCAACCATCTTGGAAAAAGCTATTGCCCTATCGGCAAAACTTTGACTGGTTGGCAGTTCTCCAATTTACAGCGTTACTCAAGACGGGTAGAAATTTAGCCTTTCAAATGCGCTCTCGATTCAACAACGATCGCGTGATCTTCAAGCAATACCGACACCACCTGACTCATGCAGCCACTGCTTGTTATAGCAGTCCTTTCACCGATGCTGCTTGCATCATTGTAGATGGCGAAGGTGAAAAAGGCTCAGTCAGTTGCTACAGCTACAGAAACGGGCATTTAAAGCTTGTGCAGGAGTCTACAGGTACTGGTAGTTTAGGAGTTCTGTACGCACAAATTACTGAACTTTGCGGTTTTGATTGGCGCAAAGGTGAGGAGTGGAAAGTAATGGGTTTAGCACCTTACGGTAAAGTCGATCCCGAAGTATACAGCTTAATCCGTTCGATGATTGAAGTTAAAGACTACAGCTTGAAATTTGCCTCTGCTGATCAGATGGCTAGTATCTTCGCCGACCTCAAGCGTAGAGCAATACCTTCTAGCTCCTCTTATTGGGAAGCAGTAAATCTAGCCGCTAGTGGGCAAAAGGTATTTAGTGATGTGATGGAAGAACTTCTAAATAACTTCTATAAGTTAGGCATTTCCGACAATCTAGTTTTAGGTGGAGGATGTGCGTTGAACTCAGCATTTAACGGTAAGCTGCTCGAAAAAGTCCCCTTCAAAGCCTTGCACGTTCCCTCTGCGCCAGCAGACGACGGTAATGCAATTGGCGCAGCTTTACTAGCATATTATGAGGAGCATCCCAGTGAATTACATCAGCCAAGTCTTCAATCACCCTACCTTGGCTCCACCATCAATGAGAAATCGCTGCATAATCTACTCCAGTTCGGTAAAATTGAGCGAGTACGCCACTTGCCAGGAACAGTACACTTAGAGGCCGCAAAGTTGCTATCTCAAGGTAAATTGTTGGCATGGGTTCAAGGACGCGCTGAGTTTGGCCCCCGCGCACTAGGAAATCGCTCTATTCTGGCAGATCCTCGTTCTCCAAAGATGAAAGAGGAAATTAACAAGCGTGTCAAATTCCGTGAAGAATACCGACCTTTTGCTCCATCTATCTTGCATGAGTTTGGACACAAGTACTTTGAAAACTATCAGGAATCACCCTACATGGAACGCACCCTCTCCTGGCTGCCAGAAGTTAGGGAACAAGTACCAGCAGTAGTTCACGTCAACAATACCGGACGTTTGCAAACAGTCAAGCGGGAATGGAACGAAAAATATTACAAACTGATTGAAGCCTTCTACGAAATCACATCTGTTCCAATTATTCTCAATACCAGTCTTAACGTCATGGGTAAACCAATTATTCACACCGTTGAAGATGCTATTAGCGTATTTTATACAACTGGTCTTGATGCACTGGTTATCGAAGACTATCTGATTGAGAAGTGA
- a CDS encoding cyclic nucleotide-binding domain-containing protein: MTEVLLKELSNSDINWMIATGRKKEIPAGTILVQQGKALDTLHIILDGTFTISVSQATNNPLDQAFAAMEDSETLGREIGRLSSGEIVGEIPFLNVRPAVTTVEAAQKSVVISISQQQLRAKLQQDVGFACRFYRAIAILLANRITQLGHSKLVKNKTLRDMLFVLEELHDSDIDWLIATGTSQKIAANTVVIREGGAVDALYILLDGTMTLSISEDERNPLTRAFAALEGEETTSREIARLSKGEIVGETAFIDTRLPGATVRATGDSLVLSIPRQQLAAKLQQDIGFASRFYRVIATLLANRLQEMFSRLGYGRRIYSKGQSLDENVEYEDELDANILDNMALAGTRFDWMLSRLRKN; encoded by the coding sequence ATGACAGAAGTTCTACTTAAAGAGTTAAGTAATAGCGACATCAATTGGATGATCGCTACGGGTCGGAAAAAGGAGATCCCTGCTGGCACTATCCTTGTACAGCAAGGAAAAGCCCTCGATACCCTACATATCATACTAGATGGAACATTCACAATCTCTGTGTCACAAGCTACAAACAATCCTCTAGATCAAGCTTTTGCAGCGATGGAGGATAGCGAAACATTAGGACGAGAGATTGGTAGGTTATCAAGCGGTGAGATAGTAGGAGAAATCCCATTTCTTAATGTTCGCCCAGCCGTTACTACTGTTGAAGCTGCCCAAAAGTCAGTGGTAATATCTATTTCCCAGCAGCAATTGAGGGCAAAATTGCAGCAGGATGTTGGTTTTGCTTGCCGGTTTTATCGAGCGATCGCTATTCTACTTGCAAACAGAATTACTCAACTTGGTCATAGCAAACTTGTTAAGAACAAGACACTCAGAGATATGCTGTTTGTTTTGGAAGAATTGCATGATAGTGACATCGATTGGCTGATTGCTACAGGTACTAGCCAAAAAATTGCTGCTAACACAGTAGTTATCCGTGAGGGAGGGGCTGTAGATGCGTTGTATATCCTGCTAGATGGAACAATGACACTTTCTATTTCTGAGGATGAACGCAATCCTTTAACTCGCGCCTTTGCAGCTTTAGAGGGTGAAGAAACCACAAGCAGAGAGATAGCAAGATTATCCAAGGGCGAAATCGTCGGAGAAACAGCTTTCATTGATACCCGTTTGCCGGGAGCAACTGTTAGGGCTACTGGAGACTCGCTTGTATTGTCAATTCCTCGACAACAATTAGCAGCAAAATTACAACAAGATATAGGTTTTGCTTCTCGATTTTATCGGGTGATTGCTACCCTGCTTGCAAATCGATTACAGGAAATGTTTAGTCGGCTTGGTTATGGTAGGCGCATTTATAGCAAAGGTCAATCACTGGATGAAAATGTTGAATATGAAGATGAACTGGATGCCAATATTTTAGATAACATGGCATTGGCTGGAACCAGATTTGATTGGATGTTGAGTCGTTTGAGAAAAAATTAA